The genome window ACGTGGGCAGTATGCATCCGGCTACCGTTGACGCCGGAATATCCCGTGAAACGGGAACGCAGAAACAGGAATGGACAGAGGCCCGCCGAACAATGGCGGGCCTTTCATTTTCCCCCCAGCATCCCTTCCAGCTCCAGAAACCCCTCAATAATCCGCCAGAAATCCGCCCAGTCGGGAGGACAGTCATTATGGCCGCAGCTAAGCTCCACCAAGCGCCCGCGCCGGGCGGTACGGGCCAGTTCGCGCCCGTGGCCGACAGGGATGATGTCGTCTTCCGCGCCGTGCAGGATGAGGACTGCTCCACCGTAGGACTCCAGGGCCTTACGGTTGTCGAAGACATCACGCGCCAGAAATCCGGGAAGGAGCATCTGCCGTGCAAAGGGACGGATGGAGGTGAATGGTGACTGGAGGATAAGGGCCGCCAGCGGGCGCCTGAGGCTCAGGGCACAGGCGGCCCCGCATCCGAGCGACCTGCCGAAGGCGATCATGCGGCCGGAATCCGTGTCGGCCCTCCGCACCAGTTCATCATAGGCGGCCACGGCCGCAGCCGTGATTCCCTCCTCTGACGGCGACCCGCCGGAACGGCCGTATCCCGGATACTCCACGAGCATGACGTGCATCCCCATCCTGCGGAACCCCCCGACCTGGTCCGGCAGAACGTCAATCACCTCGCCGTTGCCGTGAAAAAAGAGGACCACCGGACGCCTGCTGCCGGCAACACCGCCCGTGGCCGGCAAAAACCAGGCTTCGACGCGACCGTAAGGGGTTGTGAGCCAGAGGGGATGGATAGCGGGCGAATCGGGTGGCTGGTCGGCCACGGAAAGGGAGCGGCCGGGATAGATGAGGGAGCGCTGGGCCAGGAAACAGAGCAGCGCGTACCCCGCGTAGGCGAGTACGGCCAGCATGACGATCCGGATGAGGGGATGCTCCATGGCTGCCCCATGAATGGCTGTCAGTAATGGGGAGGCGGCGTTTCCTCGCCAGGGGGGCGGACCGGCGACGGCGCCACTGCCAGAAACTGCGTCCGCAGGGACTTCAGCTCATCTTCCAACCGGTCAATGGTCTGCTGCTGGCGGTAGACCACCTCGTTCAGTTCCTGGATGGTGTGCTCCAGATGGGAAAGATGGATCTCGATGTCGGTGATACGGTTTTCCATGGCGGGTTCGCTGTCTGAGCAGGAATGAGGAAAAGGCAGCGCCAGGGCTGCCTTTTCCTCGTCCAGGCACGTAATTGGGCTACTTCTGCGACAGCCGGTGCACGCACTCGACCATGTGGATGGCGTTTTCCGGCGACACCGTCGGCAGGATGCCGTGTCCCAGGTTGAAGATGTGGCCGGGACGGCCGGCGTTCTCGTCGAGCACCCGCTTCACCTCGGCCTCGATGACCTCCTTGGGGGCATAGAGGACCGTGGGGTCCAGGTTCCCCTGGACGGCCATGTTCGGGCCGAGCACATCCCTGGCCTTCCCCAGGTTCACGTGCCAATCGAGCCCCATGACGTCGCCGCCGGCCTTCTGCACCCTCTCCAGCATGGTGCCGGCACCCTTGACGAAGTGGATCACCGGCGTGTTCTGGCGGTTCAGGCCGTTGATGAGCTTGGCAGTGTAGGGAAGGGCGTACTTCTCGTAATCGGTGGGGGA of Geobacter anodireducens contains these proteins:
- a CDS encoding hydrolase; the encoded protein is MEHPLIRIVMLAVLAYAGYALLCFLAQRSLIYPGRSLSVADQPPDSPAIHPLWLTTPYGRVEAWFLPATGGVAGSRRPVVLFFHGNGEVIDVLPDQVGGFRRMGMHVMLVEYPGYGRSGGSPSEEGITAAAVAAYDELVRRADTDSGRMIAFGRSLGCGAACALSLRRPLAALILQSPFTSIRPFARQMLLPGFLARDVFDNRKALESYGGAVLILHGAEDDIIPVGHGRELARTARRGRLVELSCGHNDCPPDWADFWRIIEGFLELEGMLGGK
- a CDS encoding SlyX protein, with the protein product MENRITDIEIHLSHLEHTIQELNEVVYRQQQTIDRLEDELKSLRTQFLAVAPSPVRPPGEETPPPHY